Proteins from one Tetrapisispora phaffii CBS 4417 chromosome 8, complete genome genomic window:
- the LDS1 gene encoding Lds1p (similar to Saccharomyces cerevisiae YAL018C; ancestral locus Anc_7.85) translates to MSLGGSCILSAIGGMVYKFDRNQVYERLPASQDIHLKYFKLDNSNDSKTTKQLNQTTATNKGIYNSKFIKFKNQVPVIFINFFKDFFESRSFILPINGIKELFNNFKVYMVPTLLTFIIYFLMYLLVSMAYFATITPVYTSLLLFLGPLGLIISLIHTVLQTNQLTMMFMRLSHFQNFVVKKYINQNDLQELIKNKPKPIKYYISPRTKYFWVYYLPKKLVKYVLGLLVFNMLFAISFAPIIGPFLFHFLIAPVITRIYVSKFFRLRGISNVERNQNFYLHLGRYTIIGLFAGLLENIPILSGFFLTSNTIAVTMWGIDEISKFE, encoded by the coding sequence ATGAGTTTGGGTGGATCATGCATTCTTTCTGCCATTGGTGGTATGGTTTACAAGTTCGATAGAAATCAGGTCTATGAACGTTTACCAGCGTCACAAgatattcatttaaaatattttaaattagaTAACTCGAACGATTCTAAAACTACGaaacaattgaatcaaACAACCGCTACCAATAAAGGGATCTATAACtctaaattcattaaattcaaaaatcaaGTTCCAGtcatattcattaattttttcaaagacTTTTTTGAATCAAGATCATTTATATTACCAATTAATGGgattaaagaattatttaataattttaaagtttATATGGTGCCAACTCTATTAACTtttatcatatattttttaatgtatTTACTGGTGTCTATGGCATATTTTGCCACTATCACACCAGTATATACAAGTTTACTGTTATTCTTAGGTCCACTAGGTTTAAtcatttcattaattcATACCGTTTTGCAAACAAATCAATTAACAATGATGTTCATGAGATTAAGCcatttccaaaattttgttgtgaaaaaatatattaatcaaAATGACTTGCAGGAGcttattaaaaataaaccCAAACCAATAAAATACTATATATCACCaagaacaaaatatttttgggTATATTATTTACCAAAAAAGTTAGTAAAATATGTTTTGGGTTTATTGGTATTCAATATGCTCTTTGCCATTAGCTTTGCACCAATTATTGGTCCATTCcttttccattttttaatagCACCTGTTATTACAAGAATTTATGTTTCGAAATTCTTTAGGTTAAGAGGGATAAGTAACGTAGAGAGAAATCAAAACTTCTATTTACATTTAGGAAGATATACAATTATTGGTTTATTTGCAGgattattagaaaatattccaattttatctggattttttttaacttcaAACACAATCGCCGTTACAATGTGGGgaattgatgaaatttcaaaattcgaataa
- the TPHA0H02610 gene encoding bifunctional N-glycosylase/AP lyase NTG1 (similar to Saccharomyces cerevisiae NTG1 (YAL015C) and NTG2 (YOL043C); ancestral locus Anc_7.89), producing MRILLDKYNKSIYTFINKSIVMRNTRKRLRSDYDLVSPIKDEPKIKSKYFKKEEDGLIVTLDNDKIEVPYEDKVDIEWVKTLKNGEYFKYLDDKTGEKPHQWRQPLDLSIFKNTPKHLLPDNFISTYSKIRLIRSMIRTPVDTMGCATLPLTVGVKVGIKKSQIIPKNYRLQTLLGVMLSAQTKDEVTAQAIHNIMEYCIDELKSEEGLNLDSLLEIDNKTLDDMIYSVGFHNRKTKFIKETAKLLKEKYNSDIPSNIKDLLALPGVGPKMGYLVMQKAWGKIDGICVDVHVHRFAKLFKWVDPKKCTTPEHTRKALEKWLPHELWYEINSVLVGFGQVISEPSFKRFRLNSNKMINSKISKNEEDTQITGLEDWSLEFTKSRGDCSEWLNYVNNINIKENIIKNEDGLENILKTEYATSIVEKNDVFQLKSESETYKIEEPILKKETIKVKIEN from the coding sequence ATgagaatattattagacAAATATAACAAGTCAATTTACactttcattaataaatcaatcgTAATGAGGAACACACGCAAACGTTTGAGAAGTGATTATGATCTAGTTTCACCGATCAAGGATGAACCTAAAATTAAATCGAAATACtttaaaaaagaagaagatgggTTGATAGTTACACTAGATAATGACAAAATAGAGGTTCCATATGAGGATAAAGTCGATATTGAGTGGGTTAAAACTTTGAAGAATGGGGAATATTTCAAGTATTTAGATGACAAAACTGGAGAAAAACCTCATCAATGGAGGCAACCCTTAGATCTTTCTATTTTTAAGAATACTCCAAAGCATCTGCTGCctgataattttatttcaacGTATTCGAAGATCCGGCTAATCAGATCTATGATTAGAACTCCAGTCGATACAATGGGATGTGCCACATTGCCACTGACTGTCGGTGTTAAAGTTGGTATTAAAAAGTCTCAAATCATTCCTAAAAATTATAGATTACAAACTTTACTTGGTGTCATGTTATCTGCTCAGACTAAAGATGAAGTCACAGCACAAGCAATACATAACATTATGGAATATTGCATAGACGAGTTGAAATCGGAGGAGGGTTTGAATTTGGATTCATTATTGGaaatagataataaaactttGGATGATATGATTTATTCTGTTGGGTTCCATAATAGAAAAACTAAGtttataaaagaaactGCTAAATTACTTAAAGAAAAGTATAATTCTGATATACCTTCTAATataaaagatttattagCTCTACCTGGTGTGGGACCTAAAATGGGATATTTAGTAATGCAAAAAGCATGGGGCAAAATTGATGGTATTTGTGTGGATGTTCATGTACATAGATTTgctaaattattcaaatgGGTAGATCCTAAAAAGTGTACAACTCCAGAACATACAAGAAAAGCACTGGAAAAATGGTTACCTCATGAGCTTTGGTATGAGATAAATTCCGTTTTAGTGGGATTTGGACAAGTAATATCAGAACCAAGTTTTAAGAGATTCAGATTGAATAGTAACAAAATGATTAATTCTAAGATCAgcaaaaatgaagaagatacTCAAATAACAGGGCTAGAAGATTGGAGCTTAGAATTCACAAAAAGTAGAGGTGATTGTTCAGAATGGTTGAATtatgttaataatataaatatcaaagaaaatattatcaaaaacGAAGATGGcttggaaaatattttgaagacAGAGTATGCTACCTCCATTGTAGAGAAAAACGATGTATTTCAACTTAAGAGTGAATCTGAAACTTATAAAATTGAGGAACCtattttgaagaaagaaactATTAAAGTCAAAATAGAAAACTAA
- the GSH2 gene encoding glutathione synthase (similar to Saccharomyces cerevisiae GSH2 (YOL049W); ancestral locus Anc_7.82), with product MSGKYPSFPKLTDEELVNHVIPEMHQWSLANGLVMYPPNFKEEGASTAPTTVFPTPLPRESFEHAVNVQKSYNELYAKIAQDKSNWLREESKKLSKFDVEFTGRLWKTYLKAEGKGIKQKLRLGVFRSDYLIDKERNAIKQVEFNTVSVSFGGLSYKVSQLHEYLNDSGKYSLNNGLKFYDNIPISDSSQKLTEGLATAIKHYDSLKENPIVVFIVQKKERNAFDQRLLEYNLLTNYGIKSRRLILDEVKNSTYMDLESNRLFVKATGEEIGVIYFRSCYSPSDFASEDDWDTRLYLENSYAIKAPDLLTQLSGTKKIQQLLTDKDILKDYIEDKDSLEDLHSTFVKIYPLDDSNLGKQGQKLAFESPNNYVLKPQREGGGNNIYKEDIPVFLQKLDKNDWNAYILMELIQPEPTTQNVLVRGGEYFRESIISELGIFGCVLFNDDDILYNEYSGWLLRSKFNSSNEGGVAAGFGCVDSVVLY from the coding sequence ATGTCAGGAAAATATCCTTCTTTTCCAAAATTAACTGATGAGGAATTGGTTAACCATGTTATTCCAGAAATGCATCAGTGGTCTTTAGCAAATGGACTAGTCATGTACCCaccaaattttaaagaagaaggGGCATCAACTGCTCCCACTACTGTATTTCCAACGCCTTTACCAAGGGAAAGTTTTGAACATGCAGTCAATGTTCAAAAATCATACAACGAATTATATGCTAAGATAGCTCAAGATAAAAGTAATTGGTTACGTGAGGAATCTAAAAAGCTATCTAAATTTGATGTTGAATTTACAGGGAGGTTGTGGAAAACCTATCTGAAAGCTGAGGGGAAAGGAATTAAGCAAAAGCTAAGATTAGGTGTCTTTAGATCtgattatttaattgataaagaaCGCAATGCAATTAAACAAGTTGAATTCAACACTGTTTCTGTATCATTTGGTGGATTGTCTTATAAGGTCAGTCAATTGCATGAATATCTAAATGATTCGGGTAAATATTCCTTAAATAATGGATTAAAGTTCTATGATAATATCCCAATTTCTGATTCATCACAAAAGTTAACTGAAGGGTTGGCTACAGCAATTAAGCATTATGACTCTCTAAAGGAAAACCCAATTGTTGTCTTTATTGTTCAGAAAAAGGAAAGAAATGCATTTGATCAAAGACTattagaatataatttactAACGAATTATGGCATTAAATCAAGAAGATTAATATTAGATGAAGTTAAAAATTCTACCTATATGGATTTAGAGAGTAATAGATTGTTTGTGAAAGCTACCGGTGAAGAAATTGGTGTTATATACTTTAGATCATGTTATTCACCATCTGATTTTGCTAGTGAGGATGACTGGGATACTAGATTATATCTTGAAAACAGTTATGCCATTAAAGCACCTGATTTATTGACTCAATTGTCAGGAACTAAGAAAATTCAACAACTTTTAACtgataaagatattttaaaagacTACATCGAAGACAAGGACTCTCTTGAAGATTTGCACTCTACATTTGTTAAAATTTATCCTTTAGATGACTCTAATTTGGGGAAACAAGGACAAAAACTTGCATTTGAATCTCCAAACAACTATGTTTTAAAGCCACAAAGGGAAGGAGGTGGTAATAATATCTACAAAGAAGATATCCCAGTttttttacaaaaattagataaaaatgattgGAATGCTTATATTTTGATGGAATTGATTCAACCTGAGCCAACTACTCAAAATGTTTTAGTTCGTGGAGGTGAATATTTTAGAGAAAGCATTATTAGTGAATTAGGTATATTTGGATGTGTGTTGTtcaatgatgatgatatattatataatgagTATAGTGGTTGGTTATTAAGATCCAAATTTAACTCTTCTAATGAAGGTGGTGTTGCCGCTGGGTTTGGTTGCGTTGATAGTGTTGTTTTATACTAa
- the PSK1 gene encoding serine/threonine protein kinase PSK1 (similar to Saccharomyces cerevisiae PSK1 (YAL017W) and PSK2 (YOL045W); ancestral locus Anc_7.86) gives MPYIGGSDTSRNSFQTLREKHSILNEGNPTNQAQSQFNVSEKQVIEDLSPPNAANLQERSNSLHSLNSCSTDIDMQELMNLPNESTHVYSYNPLSPNSLAVRLKILKRSLEILIGNPDMLKDPSGSNSANGDDAETNHSRHLSQFIKHDKDFLSHLESYNSSQHNRDNNTSYDSADGVYAKNNRRDSLQLNKHTTHSATLQAFVTKSATATIMNTPTVSDTNIASMPRATSLMHLPSGHSSSLNGAYGKIKTSNSHSINKMTMHKLSNISEHETSYNNNNSGDESAESEINSESDEDNLNFTAISISTKHRKGVESKKENIFYNNSTASQSAEIVTSRISDLVQLLDLLNETLENNLSAKASALHNMSLLNINKLNIGDVKNSGSTTVTKTLLDSLAEPFFELLADERSIDDEAELKTEMNEFLGNKNNGNAIPSEDNESFTEFRPQQDYGRLLHTFTSIKNSAPHAIFTCSEQYPWQFRAANDLSCLSFGISRNAIKALSLLDLIHPDNRDFVCNKILGTEGRDIVFTGEIVAIVQPGGSQKSGSGKNNLIWASIWAKRKNNLLVCVFEKVPCDYMDLKLNLNDFSIEDIVSNDALFKQKQSPGDDLKLSSLSMEKELSLALLPSHTNTDNDFENHDFSSNKENENIDIAPIPTKKKSVKFANEMHDVSDISLSLSKLIKDVMQGKIFEKEDKLYSVQERVANHINRRRYFTINHLSYNIPCAVSAIMLEKELKLKVHSLPYEAGLFIIDTHTLQLITFNRSIAKNMFGLHFSELAGEHIDTIIPLFSKIISYVAQKYSALDITNCRNKGLVLTEHFFRKIQAEMDGDRDAFYTSVGIDGLHRDGCSIKIDFQLRVVDPSVAFVWITHSRDVVFEDYNSNPSQLQMLNESELAFISSNSSSASSSKKSTLKINIKDLSALSKLSLDNKHMSGETITSQGTAPNSNSSQSHSSLNLHVPRTPESVRSSSNVLSPKTSNNKKHTDSKGDVETNDNENIFNDSELRNKLELANVYVKDKSQFINSGRFTVDEGLIKSMATSPISSKSASSLQLSARVPSKEISSGGSFPDLNSNISSLKNSPSELKTTFLHVPENQIGSQKRTKKFSDFVILQKMGEGAYGKVNLCLHKKKRYIVVIKMIFKERILVDTWVRDRQLGTIPSEIQIMTTLNKSPHENIMQLLDFFEDDDYYYIETPLHGETGCIDLFDLIEFKSNMTESEARLIFIQVVLGIKHLHDSNIVHRDVKDENVIVDAKGFVKLIDFGSAAYVNSGPFDVFVGTIDYAAPEVLSGEPYLGKPQDIWAIGILLYTIMFKENPFYNIDEILEAELKINNTSDASQDCIDLIKRILTKNPNKRPTIDEIVNDKWLKL, from the coding sequence ATGCCTTACATAGGTGGTTCTGATACTTCGAGGAATTCTTTTCAGACTCTGAGAGAAAAACATTCTATTCTAAATGAGGGAAACCCTACTAATCAAGCTCAGTCACAATTTAATGTTTCAGAGAAACAAGTTATAGAAGATCTCAGTCCTCCTAATGCAGCAAATTTACAAGAACGTTCGAATTCACTCCATTCTCTAAACTCCTGCTCGACGGACATCGATATGCAGGAGCTGATGAATCTCCCTAATGAATCTACCCATGTGTATTCATATAATCCCTTATCGCCAAATTCATTAGCTGTCAGGctgaaaattttgaaaagatCGTTGGAAATTTTAATAGGTAACCCTGATATGTTGAAGGATCCCTCTGGAAGTAATTCCGCAAATGGTGACGATGCAGAGACAAATCATTCAAGACATTTAAGCCAATTCATTAAACATGATAAAGATTTCTTAAGTCATCTTGAAAGCTACAATTCATCGCAACACAATAGAGATAATAATACCAGTTATGACAGCGCAGATGGAGTGTACgctaaaaataatagaagaGATAGtttacaattaaataagCACACAACACATTCAGCAACATTGCAAGCATTTGTTACGAAAAGTGCAACTGCTACGATCATGAATACTCCAACCGTATCAGACACTAACATTGCATCCATGCCAAGAGCAACATCTTTAATGCATTTACCTAGTGGACACAGTAGTTCACTTAATGGCGCCTAtggaaaaataaaaacatcaaATAGTCATTCGATTAATAAAATGACAATGCATAAACTTTCAAACATTTCGGAACATGAAACTagttataataataataatagtggAGATGAAAGTGCTGAAAGTGAAATAAACTCTGAATCTGACGAAGATAATTTGAACTTCACTGCAATTTCTATCTCTACAAAACACAGAAAGGGAGTGgaatcaaaaaaagaaaacatattttataataattcaacGGCGAGTCAATCTGCAGAGATTGTAACATCGCGTATATCCGATTTGGTTCAATTATTAGACTTATTGAATGAAACCTTGGAAAACAATTTGTCTGCTAAAGCATCAGCTTTACATAACATGTCCTTGttgaatatcaataaattaaacatTGGCGATGTCAAAAATTCAGGCTCCACTACAGTCACAAAGACGTTATTGGATAGTTTAGCCGAGccattttttgaattattggCGGATGAACGGTCAATCGATGATGAGGCTGAATTGAAAACAGAAATGAATGAATTTTTGggaaataaaaataatggaaATGCGATTCCCAGCGAAGATAACGAATCGTTTACTGAATTCAGACCACAACAAGATTATGGCCGTTTATTGCATACATTCACCTCGATTAAAAACTCTGCACCTCATGCGATTTTCACATGTTCTGAACAATATCCGTGGCAGTTTAGGGCAGCTAACGATTTATCATGTTTATCATTTGGTATATCTAGGAATGCCATCAAAGCATTATCTTTATTGGATTTGATTCATCCGGATAATAGAGATTTCGTTtgcaataaaatattaggAACTGAAGGGAGAGATATCGTTTTCACAGGTGAAATTGTAGCTATTGTTCAACCGGGTGGTAGTCAAAAGTCAGGATCCGGAAAAAATAACTTAATATGGGCATCAATTTGGGcgaaaagaaaaaacaatttattaGTCTGTGTTTTTGAGAAGGTTCCATGTGATTACATGGACTTAAAACTTAACTTGAATGATTTTTCGATAGAAGATATCGTTAGCAATGATGCTTTATtcaaacaaaaacaaagcCCTGGTGATGACTTAAAATTGAGTAGCCTTTCAAtggaaaaagaattatctTTAGCTTTGTTACCTTCACATACAAATACTGATAATGACTTTGAAAATCAtgatttttcttctaataaagaaaatgagaACATTGATATTGCTCCAATTCCAACGAAGAAAAAGTCTGTGAAATTTGCCAATGAAATGCACGATGTATCTGATATTAGTCTTTCTCTTTCGAAACTAATCAAAGATGTTATGCAgggaaaaatatttgaaaaggAAGATAAACTATATTCTGTTCAAGAAAGGGTCGCAAATCATATAAATAGAAGAAGATACTTCACAATTAACCATTTGTCATATAACATCCCATGTGCTGTTTCGGCAATCATGTTAGAGAAAGAATTAAAGTTAAAAGTTCATAGTTTGCCATATGAAGCTGGTCTCTTCATCATCGATACACATACTTTGCAACTCATAACTTTTAACAGATCTATAGCCAAAAACATGTTTGGTTTACATTTTAGTGAATTAGCTGGAGAGCATATTGACACAATTATTCCATTATTTTCGAAGATTATCTCATACGTAGCCCAGAAGTACTCAGCTTTGGATATTACCAATTGCAGGAATAAAGGTTTAGTACTAACCGAGCATTTCTTTAGAAAAATCCAAGCTGAAATGGATGGTGATCGGGATGCATTTTACACATCGGTTGGTATAGATGGTCTTCACAGAGATGGATGTTCGATAAAGATAGATTTTCAACTTCGTGTTGTCGATCCATCTGTTGCATTTGTTTGGATAACCCATTCAAGAGATGTTGTATTCGAAGACTATAATTCTAATCCTTCGCAACTACAAATGTTAAACGAAAGCGAATTGGCTTTCATAAGCAGTAACAGTAGTTCGGCATCTTCTTCGAAAAAATCAACCCTTAAAATAAACATTAAAGATCTGTCTGCGCTTTCTAAGTTATCTCTTGATAATAAGCATATGTCAGGAGAAACTATTACGTCACAAGGAACTGCTCCCAATTCTAACAGTTCTCAATCACATTCTTCCCTCAATTTACACGTTCCACGCACGCCGGAATCGGTACGTTCTTCCTCAAATGTATTATCACCGAAAACGtctaataataagaaacaCACAGACTCAAAAGGAGATGTTGAAACTAATGacaatgaaaatatttttaatgatagcgaattaagaaataaacTGGAACTTGCAAATGTCTACGTAAAAGATAAATCTCAATTTATCAACTCAGGTAGATTTACTGTTGATGAAGGTCTAATTAAAAGCATGGCAACCTCACCCATCAGTTCTAAATCAGCTTCATCTCTGCAATTGTCTGCTCGTGTACCTTCCAAAGAAATCAGTAGCGGTGGATCCTTCCCCGATCTTAATTCTAATATCAGTTCTTTAAAGAATTCACCATCTGAATTGAAGACTACATTTTTACATGTTCCAGAGAATCAAATTGGTTCTCAAAAACGTACGAAAAAGTTTTCAgattttgttattttacAGAAGATGGGCGAAGGTGCATATGGCAAAGTTAACTTATGCCTTCATAAAAAGAAACGGTATATTGTTGTTATCAAAATGATATTCAAAGAAAGAATTTTGGTAGATACCTGGGTTAGAGATAGACAGTTGGGTACAATTCCTTCAGAAATCCAAATAATGACAACATTGAATAAAAGTCCTCATGAAAATATCATGCAACTTCtagatttttttgaagatgatgattattattacattgAAACTCCCTTGCATGGTGAAACTGGGTGTATTGATTTGtttgatttaattgaattcaaatcaaACATGACCGAATCGGAGGCAAGATTGATTTTCATTCAAGTTGTGCTTGGTATAAAGCACTTGCATGACTCTAATATAGTTCATAGAGATGTTAAGGACGAAAATGTTATTGTTGATGCCAAAGGTTTTGTTAAGCTAATTGATTTTGGTTCAGCAGCCTATGTCAACAGTGGTCCATTTGATGTTTTTGTTGGTACCATAGATTATGCTGCTCCAGAAGTGCTAAGTGGTGAACCGTATCTTGGTAAACCACAAGATATTTGGGCGATtggtattttattatatactataATGTTTAAAGAGAATCCCTTCTATAACATTGATGAGATTCTTGAAGCTGAActaaaaattaataacacAAGCGATGCAAGTCAAGATTGtattgatttaattaaaagGATATTAACCAAGAATCCAAATAAGCGTCCAACCATTGATGAGATTGTTAATGATAAATGGTTGAAACTATAA
- the TPD3 gene encoding protein phosphatase 2A structural subunit TPD3 (similar to Saccharomyces cerevisiae TPD3 (YAL016W); ancestral locus Anc_7.88): MGSEISPEDDIYPLALLMDELKHVDVINRVEAMQRIDTVAEALGPERCRDELIPFLLEVAQDDEDEVFAILADQLGKFTQYVGGPEHLTILIQPLEVLASAEDTVVREKAVMSLNNIAQELSEEQLFNAFIPLIQNLSTADWFSAKVSACGLFKSVLVRIKDDSIRSNMLSMYLQLIEDETPMVRRSASKNLPSIIDLFAQNQSLPTPEDWKSISTMFQKIMDDDQDSVKFLAVDCLISILKYFNKNKDYSNANDLLESTKKLITDESWRVRYMIADKFEEVASQFSNDEAYINSLVEPFIGLCEDNEADIRKAIAKQLPGFVSLLNNPTVVLEKIFPIIRSLSMDDNEATRASLALTITNIADVLDRQQTTDNLIPVLLDMLKDEFPEVRLNIIGNLKAVYDVVGVQLLSESLLPAITELANDMNWRVRLAIIKYIPILAEQLGEEFFDKQLRELCLSWLWDTVYSIRNAAINNIKRLTEIFGDKWCQEEIISKLLKFDTQLLENFVYRFTLLSALTTLIPVVSQKITAEDILPFINHLANDSVPNIRFNIAKSYAAVAESFSKDLNTYQDTIKNTIIPALKNLNEDEDIDVKYFASQSLEKSQSILQ; the protein is encoded by the coding sequence ATGGGTTCTGAGATTTCACCAGAAGATGATATTTATCCACTTGCACTCTTAATGGATGAATTGAAACATGTCGATGTTATCAATAGAGTTGAAGCAATGCAGAGGATTGACACTGTAGCCGAAGCTTTAGGTCCCGAAAGATGTAGAGATGAATTAATTCCATTTTTGTTAGAAGTTGCACAggatgatgaagatgaagttTTTGCCATCTTAGCTGACCAATTAGGGAAATTCACACAATATGTTGGAGGTCCTGAACATTTGACTATTCTTATTCAACCTTTAGAGGTATTAGCTTCTGCTGAAGATACTGTTGTAAGAGAGAAGGCTGTTATGTCATTGAACAATATTGCTCAGGAGCTATCCGAAGAGCAACTATTTAATGCTTTTATTCCATTGATACAAAATTTAAGTACTGCTGATTGGTTTTCAGCCAAAGTATCGGCATGTGGTCTTTTTAAATCCGTTTTAGTCAGAATAAAGGACGATTCTATAAGATCGAATATGCTGTCGATGTATTTGCAATTAATAGAAGATGAAACACCAATGGTTAGAAGGTCTGCAAGCAAAAATTTACCAAGTATAATAGATTTGTTTGCTCAAAATCAATCCTTGCCAACACCTGAAGATTGGAAATCCATTTCTACAATGTTTCAAAAGATTATGGATGATGACCAAGATTCCGTTAAATTTTTAGCAGTTGATTGTTTAATTTcgattttaaaatattttaacaaaaataagGATTATTCTAATGCAAATGATCTATTAGAATCTACTAAAAAGTTAATAACTGATGAATCTTGGAGAGTTCGTTACATGATTGCCgataaatttgaagaagttGCTAGTCAATTCTCAAATGATGAAGcatatataaattcttTAGTTGAACCTTTTATTGGTCTATGCGAAGATAATGAGGCTGATATAAGGAAAGCAATTGCTAAACAATTACCTGGTTTCGTGagtttattaaacaatCCAACAGTTGTATTGGAAAAGATATTTCCAATTATTAGAAGCTTAAGCATGGATGATAACGAAGCTACTAGAGCCTCTTTAGCATTAACTATTACAAATATTGCAGATGTTTTGGACCGACAACAGACCActgataatttaattcCAGTATTGTTAGATATGCTAAAGGATGAGTTCCCAGAGGTGCGTCTTAATATAATTGGTAATTTAAAAGCAGTATATGATGTCGTAGGTGTTCAACTATTATCAGAATCATTACTACCTGCCATTACAGAATTAGCAAACGATATGAATTGGAGGGTTAGACTTGCGATAATTAAATACATACCGATTTTAGCAGAACAATTAGGCGAAGAATTTTTCGATAAACAATTACGTGAATTATGCCTCTCTTGGTTATGGGATACCGTATATTCGATCAGAAATGCTgctattaataatataaaacgTTTAACAGAAATATTTGGGGATAAATGGTGtcaagaagaaattatttctaaattattaaaatttgatacacaattattagaaaactTTGTATATAGATTTACTTTGCTATCTGCTTTAACTACACTAATTCCTGTTGTGTCTCAAAAAATTACTGCAGAGGATATTTTACCGTTTATCAATCATTTAGCAAATGATTCAGTACCaaatattagatttaaTATTGCAAAGTCATATGCTGCAGTAGCGGAATCATTTAGCAAAGATCTAAACACTTACCAAGATACTATTAAGAACACAATAATTCCTGCACTAAAGAACttaaatgaagatgagGATATTGATGTGAAGTATTTTGCGTCGCAAAGTTTAGAGAAATCTCAAAGCATATTACAATAA